Genomic window (Methylosinus sp. PW1):
TCGGCATGAGGAACGCCTATGACGAGGTGATGTCGAGTGGCATAAAGAGGCAGCATGAGCCGCCACGCATCGTCGGCGATCTTCTCGAGGCGGAAATCGCCGAAAAGCACGCGCGCTCCATCAAATATCAGATGACGATCGCCAAATTGCCGCTGGCGAAGGACTTCGACGGCTTCCAGTTCAACGGTACGCCGATCAATGAAGGGTTGGTGCGATCTCTCGAACGGCGGCTTCCTCGACCAACAACGTAATTGTGTTTTCGTCGGTGGAACCGGTACGGGGAAGAGCCATCTTTCGATAGCGATTGCAAGAAATTGCATTCGCGCTGGAAAACGCGCCGCTTCTTCAACACCGTCGAACTCGTCACCAGGCTCGAGACCGAAGCGCGAGGAGGTCGTCAGGGACGCTTCGCGGAATATCTCACGAGAATGGACTTCAATCATACTCCGACGAGCTCGGCTACTTGCCCTTCGCGCAATCTGGCGGACAATTGCTCTTCCATCTGATCAGCCGGCTCTACGAACGCACCTCTATCATCATCACTACCAATCTCGCATTCGGCGAATGGCCGAGCGTGTTCGGCGACGCGAAAATGACCAGCGCGCTGCTCGATCGCCTCACCCACCATTGCGACATCGTCGAGACCGGCAACGAAAGCTGGCGCTTCAAGAACCGCGCCTGACGCTTCCCGATCACATCGCGAACCGAAACGCACTCGCCCCGGCTGCGCAACCCCGCCAGCTCCGCCGGGCGAGCGCTCGCGTTCCGCCCTACGCCAAAAGGGGGTCAATTTTGAACGCCGATCGGGGGTCAATTTTCGATGCCGATTGACAATCGCCGGCGCGATCGGCGTCGGCGGCGCTGCAGAAAACGGATCCCGGGTGTCAGGAGCCATCTTGGCTTGAGAATATCCGAATCCGAATCCAAAAAGCCATCGAACGTGATAATATTGACCAATAATATTCTCACGTTTGACGGCTTCCCACGTCGCTTTGGCCGGAAAACTGGGCCGTGTCGTGCGTCGCCGTTCGCAATTCTATAGAAATGTTGGAACAGCAAATTCTCAAATTAGCTGGCTTCGGCAAGCGATATTATCGAATTAAATGGATATTCTCAAGCATCATGGCTTTAGTTAACTCGTTGATTTCCCTTAAAACGTATTCTCACGCCAAAATGGCTCCTGACACCGTGAGATCGCATGGAAGGCGCAGGTCCGCTTGTGCGGGCGATACCGTCGCATGCTGGCGCGCGGCAAGAAGGCGCCGATCGTGATCACCGCCATCGCGCGCGAGCTCGTCGGCTTCATGTGGGCGATCGCGCGACAAGTCGAACCGAAGACCATCGGCGCGTAACGCGTACACAAGGACATCGAGGCAGCGGCCAGGGCGTCGGCGCCGGTCAAGGGATCCTCCGTCAAGTTTAGGAGCGGCACGACCGATCTCCGCGGGTCGGACCGAGGCCCCCCTACGACGAAAGCTCCGTATGCGGTATCCAACCCGCGAATGAGAAACGGCTCAACCGTCGAAATCACGCCGGCGTCCTGACCTCTGCCTCGCCGAATATGTTCACCCTCGCCTCATAGGAGTGCGGGGTGGATCGCGCACGCAGATTCCGCTTGAAAAAGGTCATAAGATCTTGTTAGCCAATGCGACGACCGCCACCATGCGCGGCTCGCGCCCGAGAATGCGGCCCAGCCAATGGTCGGGCAGCACGCCCTTGCGGACAATCCAGCGGATCCGGCTCATGGTGCCGACAATCAGCAGCTTTCGAATGTTATGTTGCAGCATTTTGCTGACTGAGCCCAACCGCGTTTTTCCGCCGGCCGAATGCTGGCGCGGCACGAGGCCGAGCCAGGCGGCGAAATTCCTGCCGCTGAAAAAAGCGCGCAGATCGAGCGCGAAGGCGAGGACCGCGCCCGTCGTGATGGGACCGACGCCGGGAACCGTGCATAGACGGTGCATCTCGACGGTCCCGAACTCCGCCAGGTGCCCGCGCAGCGAATTTATCAATTGCGTTCGCTGTCTGAAGAAACACTGATGCGTCCGTAGGGCGACTGCCCGCGCCTGATACTCAGCACTCTTGACCGCCACGCAATGCATATTCGGTCGCAGAGCCGCCTCGGCGATGGCCGCTGCATCTGCGGCATCGTTCTTCTGGCGCTTGACGAAGGGCTTCACGTAAATTGGAGGGATGAGGCGCAACTCATGGCCGAGGCCTTGCGCTACGCGACCCCAATAATGGCTCGTGTCGCAGGCTTCCATCGCGACGATGCGGGGCGTCTGCCCAGGCAAGAGCTGCTCAAGTTTCGAACGCGAAACTGTGCGAACGAATAGAACCACCCCGCCGCGAGCTATTCCGCAGACCTGAAAGCTGCGCTTCGCCAAATCAATCGCCGAGACATGGACCTCCGCCATAATGACCTCCTTCGTCGCGCCTCCCATCCGGGCGCCCTCCGACTTCATACGACGCCGGCCGAAGGGGGCATCCACCCCACCAGTTCACCTCCTTGTATTCAGTGGATTTTCACCACCTTCGCCTTGCTCATCTTGCCCGGCGCTCCAACGATCTTCACCGCCACCATATCAGCGAGCGGATAGACGGTACGCTGCCTCATAAGCCTGAAGTCCCCACTGTGTGCGCCACAACGTCTGCATCGTCTTGACGTCAACGAGAGCCGCGTAAATCTCTCTCTTCGAGAACGGAGCTCGGCGCGCCAAAGCCAAGCGCCAGAAAGGTCCGCTCCCCTCCAGCTTGCACGCCTCTATCAAGCCTTTGACTGATGGGCCGGCGACCTCAAGCTCGGCCGCAAGTTGCTCGATCACGCTGCGCGGCGACAGCGACTTGCCGATCATGTGTTCCAGCAAGCGCGCCACCTGCTCGATTTGGGGCAATTTGCCGGCGAGCCGGTCATACGTGGCGACGATGAAGGGGAGCGGACCGAGCTCGGGCCATTGATCCGGATCGATCTGAATCGCGTGAATGAGCCCGAATTTTGCCCAAGCCTCCGAACTGTCAAGGTCACGTCGGGAGAGAAGTAAATCAACAATGGCGGTAAAAGGGAGAGACTCGATATTCATCGACTGCCAATATCTCTGCGCCTGCTCGTCAGGCGGGCAGCCGAATACCGCAAAATGGGCAGCGGTGAATGGCTCATACGTGGACGAAGCGACCACTTCCTCTCTCTTCACGACCGCCGCCTCAGGCTTTGCCTGCGCGCCCGAAGATACAGAACGGCTCCCGTACGAACGAGACCAATTCTCCAGTGGCGTTGCCGTGCCGCTTGCGCTCATTTCGTAATCTTCCCATATACCGAGTGGCCACCCCGTTTCACCTACAAAGCCCGTCCTCGTCGACCACAAAGCGCCCGACGTTGGATATGCTCAGCCCCGTCGACGTGAGCGACTATGAAAATATTGCTGGCCCAACCCTCCATAACTTGCCAAATAGCAAGTTGAATGCAAACGTCTTTAGTCGAACGCATCGTATTTGTCAACGGAGCCTTATGCATAATTCCGGTCTTATGTAGCAACCGCCACCGCCGCTTGACATCGGTCGCGATCTCGCCAAGAGTGTTCTTGTTATGTTCTATCTGGCGAAGGCGCCATGGCTCAGCATTTCCTCCTGTCCGCCGCCGCGCGATCTCTCAGCATCGGCAAGGTCATGCGCATGTCCGACCGCGGCGCCGCGAATGTTTTCGCGCGGCTGCGCTGGGCGACGACCGATGGCAAGCCCGTATGTCCGAACTGCGGCTGCACGGCCTGCTATGACTGTCGGCGCGGCGCTCATCTGCGCTGGCGATGCCAGGCCTGCGGCAGCGACTTTTCCCTGACCTCGGGCACGCTGTTCTCTTCGCATAAGCTGCCACTGAAAGCCTATCTCTTGTCGATCGTCTTGTTCTGCAACGAGGTGAAGGGCAAGAGCATGCTCGCCCTGTCCCGAGATCTGGGCGTTCAATATAAGACGGCCTTCGTGCTGGCGCACAAGCTCCGGGAAGCCATGGCCGCGAGCCTGCGCGGCTTGAAAATTGCGTATTGAACGAACCCGCTACGCGGGAGGGGCGGCGAGATCGGTGAAGTGAAGCTTCCTGTCTGAGAGGATGTGATTGCCACATCACCCCTCTCGAGACAGGAGCCCCAGATGGCTGCCACGAGCCCTCTTCGTCAGCGCATGACCGAAGACATGACGATCCGCAATCTCTCGCCGGCGACGCAGCAATCCTACCTCTATGCGGTAGCGCGTTTCAGCCGACATTTCGAGTGTTCGCCGGACCTGCTCGGCACGGAGCACGTCCGCGCCTATCAGCTACATCTGGTCACCCAAAAATATTCCTGGACGCACATCAACCAGGTCGCCTGCGCACTGCGGTTTTTCTACGGCGTCACGCTCGGTCAAAAGGACGCCTTGGAGCGGATCGTCTTCGGCCGCGAGCCGGAGAAGCTGACGCCGGTCCTCGCGCCGGAAGAAGTCGCGCAGTTTCTGGAAGCAGTCGTCGGACTGCGCAACCGCGTCGCTTTGACGACGGCATATGCGGCCGGGCTGCGGGTCGGCGAGGTCGCGCGTCTGAAGGTCGCCGCGATCGACAGCCGGCGAATGCTGATCCTCGTCGAAAACGGTAAGGGCGGCAGAGACCGTTACGCCATGCTGTCGCCGGCGCTCCTCGAGATTCTGCGCGCCTATTGGCGACGCACGCGCCCCGGCCTCTGGCTGTTTCCTGGCCAGGAGCCGAGCGAACCCGTCAGCCGCGGCGCCCTGCAGGACGCCTGCCGGATGGCGCGTCGCCGGGCCCGACTCGGAAAGCCCGTGACGCCGCATATGCTGCGACACAGCTTCGCCACCCATCTTCTGGAGAGCGGGGTCGACATTCGCGTCATCCAGGTTCTGCTGGGTCACGCCGATCTGTCCTCGACGTCGCGCTACACACGCGTCGCCGCTGATCTCATCGCCGCCACGCCGAGCCCCTTCGACCGTCTCTCGCTCAGGGTGATGCCGCCCGAATAGTCGGCGCGCATGCGCCAAAAGATCGAGGTCGCGGATATTTTCCGCCGCTATGGCGCCGCGTTTCGCGCGGCGCAAGGCGTCCGACTGTCTATCGACCAGCGCCGCGCGATGGCGGCCATCGAGGCGTGCCGAACGGCGGCGCTCGGCGGGCATGTCGAGCAGTGCGAGGACTGTGGAGAAGTTCGCGTCTCTTATAATAGCTGCCGCAATCGACATTGCCCCAAGTGCCAAGGGCTCGCGCGTGCGCAGTGGCTCGCCGATCGTCGCGCCGAGCTCCTGCCGGTTCCGTATTTTCACGTCGTCTTCACCGTGCCGGCGCCGATCGCTGCGATCGCTCTCCAGAACAAGGCCCTCGTCTACGATATTCTGTTCAAGGCGGCGTCCGAGACGATCCGCGTCATCGCCGCCGATCCGAGGCATCTCGGCGCCGAGACCGGCATGATCGCCGTCCTGCACACCTGGGGGCAGACTCTCACGCATCATCCGCATGTCCATTGCATCGTGCCGGGCGGCGGTCTCGGGCCGGATGGACGCTGGGTCGCCTGCCGACCCGGCTTCTTCCTGCCCGTGCCTGGCACACCTCCCTTCGTCACGCCGACACCCCCGCGATTCTCATCCAGATTGACGCTGGACTCTCACCTTGTTTGGCGCGCGGCAGCCAAGCGCCCGTTCGGCGGCGCGCGACAGGTCCTCGACTATCTCGGCCGCTACACGCATCGTGTCGCAATCGCCAATGGCCGGCTGCTGGCCTGCGACGACGGCGTCGTGCGCTTTCGGTGGAAAGATTATCGCGCCAACGACAAATCCAAGGCGATGACCCTCGACGCCGACGAGTTCATGCGCCGCTTCCTCCTGCACGTCTTGCCCAAGGGCTTTCGGCGTATTCGTCATTTCGGCTTTCTCGCCAACACCCGCCGCGCCCAGAAGCTCGCCCATATCCGCGCCGCTCTCGATATTGCCGATCCGCCGCCGAGCGTCGAACCCGCCGATTATCGCGAACGCTACGCCATGCTCACCGGCAAGAGGATCGACATCTGCCCCTGTTGCGGCGGCCGCATGGTCGATCTCGGCCCTTGGCCGCGTCCTTCGACGCCACGCCACTCGACGCCAAGATGCGACACCTCATGAGGCCAATGGATCGCCCCCCGTTCTTATTCGCCGACTTCGACGGACACACTCCTGCGCCGAACGGGAGCGATCGGCGCAGCGCGCATTTCACCGCCGCCATCCATAGATCGCGAGCGCAACGCCGATCGCAGATCCCCGCGAAGCTACGGCGTCATCGAGCATCGGCGCCCTTTCGGCCGTTCGCTGCTCGAACGCCGCGGCTGTTCCCATCTCCGATGGCGCCGTCGAAATCCCGCCTGGCGCATCGAGCGCCCATAGATCGTGGCTAACGCCACCGCGGCTTCGTTCAATCCGGCTTCAAATAGGTTCCGCGGTCGAGCAGCTGCATGACTCGTGACGCGGAACCTATTTGAACCCTCAAGTATTCCAACGCGGGCATTGGCGCTGGCATCGGAGATGCGATCGTCACGGGAACGAAGGTCGGCTCGTCTCGCGTGTCGACTTCGCTCGATATCAATGGCGCCGCCGAAAGCGCTCTTCGCCACCGATAGACAAGACTCGGGTCGACGCCGGCCGCCCGCGCGATCTCCACGACGTTCGCCCCCGGAGCCGCGGCCGCCATGGCCAATCGCTCCTTCTCAGCGAGAGAGTGCTTGCGACGTCGCTCGACCGACGTGATGATCTCGATGCGATCCATGGCTCTCTGTGACTAACCTGTGGCTAGTCACAGTGTCTTATCCGACGCGCTGATTCGTAAGGCGGCCGCCGCCGGACGAATACAGTGGACGAGCATATTCGGCAATCAGCGTCTGACCGGCGCGCTGCTCGATCGCCTCACCCACCATGTCCACATCCTCGAGATGAACGGGGAGAGCTACAGGCTCCGACAATCGAAGGCGCGAAGACGCGTCACCCCCACGCCGATCGACGAGGCGAGCGTCGACGCCGACACGGGCGAAATCCTTCCCTCGTAGGGCCTCCGAGAAATTTTCGCCGCCGACATGCAAAAGGGCCCGATCGGGCCCTTTTGCATGTCGGCGATCCCGCCCCACTGGCCTGATTTTGCGCCGCCCCGCCGGCCGGAAATCTCTCCGCCGTTGACATAGCTGCTGCGGCGTCAATCCATGCCGGCGAGCGATATGCGAAACGATCGCCCCCGGCGCCAGCGTCTCTTCGACAATGCGCGCCTTCTCCTCGTGCGACCAGGCTCGCCGTTGCCCAGTCCCCGTGATCAACTCCAGCCGCCGAATGGCTTTCGGTTCGAGCTTATCATCATGCGTATGCACAAGCCGATCTCCTTATCAGAGACCAAAGCCTCGCAAATAACGCGAAAAATCGGAATGTGGGGTCAAAGCTACGCTTACAGTGGACACGATCCCCGCGCCACGCGCGCGACTATCGCCAACGTCGGCACCGATCGCCAGACGGCCCTCGGCGGAGCCTTACGACCTATCGACAATTATCTGGGTGGAACCTACCTCCACTGGTGATACGCGCCATCGGGGCGCACTGAATGGAGAAAGCTACAGGGAGCGCTCCGCAGCCCGCAGAGCCGAAAGCGAGGAACCGCCGTCCTCGGCTTGAGCTTGCCATAGAAACACGTCGCCTCACTCCCGGTAATCGCCGGCGGTCGAAGCGCCAGCGACAATTACCCTCACAAGGACCCAAAACAGCCAGCGTCAATTAATGTAATTGTCGCAACAATACCCTCTTTCCAAACGACAACTACACAGATAGCGTCCTGATCGCTACTCGACGCTTGGCAGACATGGCCTGTCTAATTGTCGGTAAGCGGCCTTCATAATTGTTGCTGTGCATTCACGACGATTGTGGCGCCTATCTTCAGTTTGTCGAGCTGGCTGCCGCGCCGGCGCAATGAGCGCTTCTTGCCGCCGCCGCTCTCCGCCGCCTTCGCATCTGTCGACTTATCCATGCCGGACGGCTTGAACGGAGGACGCGGCGGCAGGCCTTTGAGCCGTGCAAGCTCGTCCTTGGTCGCCTGATGCTCGATCCGAAGCTGCGCCAACGCCCCGCCGAGCTTCTCATTCTCCGCTCGCAACCGCGTCACTTCGCCGATGAGATCGCGCACCACGCCGATCAGTTCGGCTTGTGTCAGGCGTTCGAGCGAATCAGGCGGCGCCGCGGTCATCCGCAGCTTGAATCACATTTTTCAGATTGCGACACCCCCTCCCGCCCGGAAATTTGCCCCGGTTACGGGGTCGCAAAGCCAAGCCGTTGTTTGCTCCGGTATATTTTTATGGCCTCCACGCCGATTGGGGGGTCAATGTGACGCGCCGAATAACAGCTTCGGCTCCAGCTCCGATGTATCATCTGTCGCCAGCGTCCTGTGGAGTAGCCATATACGCTGCAAATCATCGACCCATCGGCTCTGAGAGATTGTCCAACCGGTCTTATGAAATATTCCTTCGATACTGGCCGTATCAAAATCATTGACCCATGCGTTTGCGCGCCTGTTTTGCGGTGCAGCTGGGGCATCGGTTACACAATAACTCACGACG
Coding sequences:
- a CDS encoding transposase → MDRIEIITSVERRRKHSLAEKERLAMAAAAPGANVVEIARAAGVDPSLVYRWRRALSAAPLISSEVDTRDEPTFVPVTIASPMPAPMPALEYLRVQIGSASRVMQLLDRGTYLKPD
- a CDS encoding IS110 family transposase, yielding MAEVHVSAIDLAKRSFQVCGIARGGVVLFVRTVSRSKLEQLLPGQTPRIVAMEACDTSHYWGRVAQGLGHELRLIPPIYVKPFVKRQKNDAADAAAIAEAALRPNMHCVAVKSAEYQARAVALRTHQCFFRQRTQLINSLRGHLAEFGTVEMHRLCTVPGVGPITTGAVLAFALDLRAFFSGRNFAAWLGLVPRQHSAGGKTRLGSVSKMLQHNIRKLLIVGTMSRIRWIVRKGVLPDHWLGRILGREPRMVAVVALANKIL
- a CDS encoding site-specific integrase, which produces MAATSPLRQRMTEDMTIRNLSPATQQSYLYAVARFSRHFECSPDLLGTEHVRAYQLHLVTQKYSWTHINQVACALRFFYGVTLGQKDALERIVFGREPEKLTPVLAPEEVAQFLEAVVGLRNRVALTTAYAAGLRVGEVARLKVAAIDSRRMLILVENGKGGRDRYAMLSPALLEILRAYWRRTRPGLWLFPGQEPSEPVSRGALQDACRMARRRARLGKPVTPHMLRHSFATHLLESGVDIRVIQVLLGHADLSSTSRYTRVAADLIAATPSPFDRLSLRVMPPE
- a CDS encoding IS91 family transposase — encoded protein: MRQKIEVADIFRRYGAAFRAAQGVRLSIDQRRAMAAIEACRTAALGGHVEQCEDCGEVRVSYNSCRNRHCPKCQGLARAQWLADRRAELLPVPYFHVVFTVPAPIAAIALQNKALVYDILFKAASETIRVIAADPRHLGAETGMIAVLHTWGQTLTHHPHVHCIVPGGGLGPDGRWVACRPGFFLPVPGTPPFVTPTPPRFSSRLTLDSHLVWRAAAKRPFGGARQVLDYLGRYTHRVAIANGRLLACDDGVVRFRWKDYRANDKSKAMTLDADEFMRRFLLHVLPKGFRRIRHFGFLANTRRAQKLAHIRAALDIADPPPSVEPADYRERYAMLTGKRIDICPCCGGRMVDLGPWPRPSTPRHSTPRCDTS
- a CDS encoding transposase, which gives rise to MAQHFLLSAAARSLSIGKVMRMSDRGAANVFARLRWATTDGKPVCPNCGCTACYDCRRGAHLRWRCQACGSDFSLTSGTLFSSHKLPLKAYLLSIVLFCNEVKGKSMLALSRDLGVQYKTAFVLAHKLREAMAASLRGLKIAY